Proteins co-encoded in one Cryptomeria japonica chloroplast, complete genome genomic window:
- the rps14 gene encoding ribosomal protein S14 codes for MARKSLIQREKKKQRLERKYNLLRQSLKKEMSEVSSLDDKLDIYRKLQSLPRNSAPTRLRRRCLKTGRPRANYRDFELSGYIIREMAHACLLAGVTKSSW; via the coding sequence ATGGCAAGAAAAAGTCTCATTCAAAGAGAGAAAAAGAAACAAAGATTGGAAAGGAAATATAATTTGCTTCGCCAATCTTTGAAAAAAGAGATGAGCGAAGTCTCATCACTGGATGATAAATTGGATATTTATAGAAAATTACAATCTCTACCGCGTAATAGTGCACCTACACGTCTTCGTCGACGTTGTTTGAAGACTGGAAGACCCAGAGCCAATTATAGAGACTTTGAATTATCCGGATATATAATCCGTGAAATGGCTCACGCATGTTTGTTGGCTGGGGTGACCAAATCGAGTTGGTAG